One segment of Nothobranchius furzeri strain GRZ-AD chromosome 13, NfurGRZ-RIMD1, whole genome shotgun sequence DNA contains the following:
- the snx19b gene encoding sorting nexin-19 isoform X2, whose product MADVLGQRSLLGFGVLLAWFVLFHLLVNVWLLCVFTSLLLVISGWFGSQAILQSNTMIHLERFIILEQVPPSAEEEQHLDKEIHNTVKKIIRDFVTSWYSTVSLECQFEMEVEEAMLCLATELKQRARRIDRKELTQKFLNLLGGHLQDYLRAKQLVVENHPTEKNQLWKAYSNITTPHITMNGDMEELNYVRAVVDLLLHVLVPSPHLETRTGRFVVGELITCNVLLSVVAKLSDPDWLNQVLIEILGTSSTAHETRAEESPTSSHPPPSTESEEAPPQQATLAPEMNSEVSPPGTEMEQIDTTDLTVPEPTAHDEADSEEVHVFAEEDEDTQSFLRHYMGGRKLNPFYQENDSDLDSPLASYKPSSTDSLLMMGQQEDLYDGSKEFPTAAESSNEVDLEDVSCPKVLVNSILVECPADRGTSLVQRTEEPYSISILQEQNREGSSFVENPDRNLLLGVEQTGTGIPNELTITSPLQTGSPVSTFSFEPLSSPEGPVVIQNLRITGTITAKEHRGTGSHPYTLYTIKYETSVGCETPGSIQPSSEDVEVIQASGENPLSIQPVAYHMVNRRYSEFLNLQTRLEEKTELRRRIKGVKGPKKLFPDMPFGNMDSDKIEARKGFLETFLKQLCAIPEISTSEEMQEFLALNTDARIAFVKKPFIVSRIDKIVVNAIVDTLKTAFPRSELQSPTEDNEAEVDGGKLCTEKKSRSRLKPSGKNIPFLNGSDIKPTVLFGWDQTNRVFNGMLLEDFQAFITELEKLSIRKEVELEGSPVLGQEVAYMYPDRREKQSQGHGEMDLAEVALNILCLLMRQQWSWLCTESLQRTVRLLFGTLINR is encoded by the exons ATGGCTGATGTGTTGGGACAAAGAAGCTTGCTGGGCTTTGGTGTGCTGTTGGCATGGTTTGTGCTGTTTCACTTGCTGGTCAACGTCTGGCTTCTGTGTGTATTCACCAGCCTGCTGCTGGTGATCAGTGGTTGGTTCGGCTCGCAGGCCATTTTGCAGTCAAACACCATGATTCACCTGGAGAGATTTATCATCCTGGAACAG GTGCCTCCTTCTGCAGAGGAAGAGCAACATTTAGACAAGGAGATCCATAATACAGTGAAAAAAATCATCAGGGACTTTGTCACTTCCTGGTACTCTACTGTGTCCTTGGAGTGCCAATTTGAAATGGAAGTTGAAGAAGCCATGCTCTGCTTGGCCACGGAGCTGAAACAGCGTGCCAGACGTATCGATAGGAAA GAACTGACCCAGAAGTTCCTTAACCTGCTGGGAGGTCACCTGCAGGACTATCTAAGAGCCAAGCAGCTGGTGGTAGAAAACCATCCCACAGAGAAGAACCAGCTGTGGAAAGCGTATTCCAATATCACTACGCCCCACATCACCATGAACGGTGACATGGAAGAACTCAACTATGTCAGAGCGGTTGTGGATTTGTTGTTGCATGTTTTGGTGCCATCGCCTCATTTAGAAACCCGTACGGGACGCTTTGTTGTTGGAGAGCTCATTACCTGCAACGTCCTCCTCTCTGTTGTTGCTAAGTTATCTGACCCAGACTGGTTGAACCAAGTTTTGATTGAAATTCTTGGTACATCCAGCACAGCACATGAAACAAGAGCAGAAGAGTCACCAACTTCTTCCCACCCTCCACCTTCCACTGAGTCTGAGGAGGCTCCACCTCAGCAGGCAACACTTGCACCTGAGATGAATAGTGAGGTTTCTCCACCTGGGACAGAAATGGAGCAGATTGACACCACAGACCTGACTGTTCCTGAGCCCACTGCCCACGATGAGGCGGACTCTGAGGAGGTACATGTGTTTGCTGAAGAAGATGAAGATACTCAATCCTTTTTAAGGCATTACATGGGAGGGAGAAAGTTAAACCCTTTCTACCAGGAAAATGACTCAGACTTGGACTCTCCTTTAGCCAGCTATAAACCAAGTTCCACCGACTCGCTGCTCATGATGGGTCAACAAGAGGATCTGTATGATGGCTCCAAAGAGTTTCCTACAGCTGCTGAAAGCAGTAATGAAGTGGACTTGGAAGATGTCTCATGTCCTAAAGTCCTGGTAAATTCAATACTTGTGGAGTGTCCTGCTGACAGGGGTACATCTTTGGTCCAGAGAACAGAGGAGCCTTACAGCATCAGCATCCTTCAGGAACAGAACAGAGAGGGTAGCTCCTTTGTGGAAAACCCAGACAGGAATCTGCTTTTAGGAGTAGAGCAGACTGGAACGGGTATTCCAAATGAACTGACTATCACAAGTCCACTGCAGACTGGTTCTCCAGTGTCAACGTTCAGCTTTGAGCCCCTCAGCAGCCCTGAAGGACCAGTCGTCATCCAGAACCTTCGCATCACAGGCACCATCACTGCTAAGGAGCACAGAGGAACTGGCTCGCATCCCTACACGCTCTATACCATCAAA TATGAGACATCAGTGGGTTGTGAGACCCCAGGAAGCATCCAGCCAAGCTCTGAGGATGTAGAAGTCATTCAAGCCAGTGGGGAGAATCCGTTGTCCATCCAGCCTGTAGCCTATCACATGGTCAACAGGCGATACAGCGAGTTCCTCAACCTGCAGACTAGGCTGGAGGAGAAAACCGAACTGCGGAGACGTATCAAAG GTGTGAAAGGCCCAAAGAAATTATTTCCAGACATGCCGTTTGGAAACATGGACAGTGACAAGATCGAGGCCAGGAAAGGTTTCCTTGAGACCTTTCTAAAG CAACTTTGTGCCATTCCTGAAATATCCACCAGTGAGGAGATGCAGGAGTTCCTTGCTCTCAACACAGATGCCAGGATTGCTTTTGTTAAAAAGCCTTTCATTGTGTCACGCATAGACAAG ATTGTGGTGAATGCTATTGTGGACACCCTGAAGACTGCATTTCCTCGGTCAGAACTCCAGAGTCCAACTGAGGACAATGAGGCAGAGGTGGATGGAGGGAAGTTGTGCACGGAGAAGAAGAGTAG GTCTCGTCTGAAACCCTCCGGTAAGAACATCCCGTTTCTGAACGGCTCAGACATTAAACCAACAGTTCTGTTTGGTTGGGACCAAACCAACAGA GTTTTTAATGGGATGCTTCTGGAAGATTTTCAGGCCTTTATCACTGAATTGGAGAAGCTTTCAATCAGAAAGGAGGTGGAGTTGGAGGGTAGCCCAGTGCTGGGACAGGAAGTTGCTTACATGTATCCGGACAGGAGGGAAAAGCAGAGTCAGGGACATG GGGAGATGGATCTGGCTGAAGTGGCTCTAAACATCCTGTGTCTGCTGATGAGGCAGCAGTGGAGCTGGTTGTGCACGGAAAGCCTTCAGAGGACTGTCAGGTTGCTGTTTGGCACCCTCATCAACAGGTGA